From Gloeocapsa sp. PCC 73106:
CGTTGACCGAGGAGTTTACCAATAGTAGATTTTCCCGAACCAGATACACCAGCGATAATGCAGATCATAACTTTAGTTAAATTTTAACTGACGAGCTATGCCAGTATCTGGAAAACGCTGTTCTCCTACCCCTACTACCTCAACAATAACTTCGCGGTTTGGGGGAGTCGTCCATTGTCCCTCGCGCGCTTTAATATCGACAATAATCTGTGAACCTTCTTGATAAACATGGTAAGAAGTAGTGGCCCAAGCATCTTGTTGTTGATACTCAAACGTACGACCATCATCTTCGTATAAAGTAAACTCGCCGTTACCTGGGTAAATTCGCAATGTTAATTCTTCCACAACCTGCTCATCAACATATTGCATAACAGGCTGCATAGGAATAATCGCACCTGCTTTGACATAAAGAGGCATAATTTCCAGAGGAGCGTCCGCTAGAATATTAGTCGGTCCTTGATAAGAAGCATTGCTCCACCAATCATACCAAGTTCCCTCTGGTAAGTACACAGCTCGATGTTCAACCCCAGGACGGTAAATCGGTGCAGCCATTAGAAACGGTCCTAGCATCACTTGATCGTGAAGATGATAGGTTTTAGGGTCGTTGGGGTAATGATAAAGTAAGGGGGCCAAAATAAGAGTACCTGTAGTGGTCGCTTTCTGGAAAAGAGTGTAAATGTAAGGCAACAATCGATAGCGCAACTCAATAAACTCGCGACAGATGCGCTCAACGCGATCGCCAAACACCCACGGTTCCCGACGGTCTGTTGTCATGGCTGAGTGAGCCCGCATCAGGGGATAAAGCATTCCTACTTGCATCCAGCGCGCAAACAATTCAGCAGAACTATTCCCTGCGAAACCGCCAATATCGCAGCCGACGAAAGGAACTCCCGACAATCCCATATTGCAGAGCATGGGCAAAGACAGTTCTAAATGTTCCCAAATTGCCTGATTATCTCCCATCCATACTGAAGACCAACGCTGAATTCCAGCAAAGCCCGAACGGGTTAGCATAAACGAACGTTGTCCAGGGCGCAGTGTTTTAAGTCCTTCATAACAAGCTTGAACCATCATCAATCCATAGATATTATGGGTTTCAGCATGACTAGCCAGCTCATCTGATGGGCCCTGGCAAGTATCCAAAGAAAACCAGATTTTGTTGCCGCGATCGCCGAAAGGTCGGTCAGCGATGGAAGGCTCGTTCATATCATTCCAAATTCCCGCTACTCCCGCCTCGGTGAGAATTTTGTGGCACTCACCCCACCATTGGCGAACCTCAGGCCGTAAAAAGTCGGGGAAAACAGCCTTGTCTGGCCAAACATAGCCATGAAACAATTGTCCGTCCGGATTGCGCACAAAATAGTCTTTTTCTACACCTTCGTCAAATACAGCGTAGTCTCCTTCTGGCTCGTATTTAACCCCTGGATCGACGATAGTCACGATGTTAAAACCTTCTCGGGCAAGATCTTTAAAAAACTTAGCCGGGTTAGGAAATCGTTTGGGACTCCAGGTAAATACCCTATAGCCGCGCATATAGTCAATGTCGAGATGAATGACATCACAGGGAATTCTGCGGGTACGAAACTCATGAGCGATCTGACGAACAACAGCTTGAGAGTCATATCCCCAGCGACATTGATGGTATCCTAATGCCCAACGGGGAGGTAGGGGCATTCGTCCAGTTAATTGGCTATAAGTTTGTAAGATTTGAGCGGGTTCAAGGCCGTAAATAATGTAGTAATCGAGTTCTTGGGTTCGGGTTTCCATTCGCCAGACTCCAGGCTCTTTTGCACCCATGTCAAACTCGCTCCAAAAGGTGCTATTCAAAAAGATTCCGTAACTGAGCTGGGGACGCAACCCTATAAAAAATGGAATCGCCTGATACATTTCGTTGGTGAGGGAATCGTAGTCTACTGAATCGATCGTCCAGTTTGTCTTGATTTCACTGCGTTTATCCAATAAGCCGGTGCGTTCTCCAAACCCATAGAAGTGTTCGCCAGGCTCAATTTTTTTCCATCCCGCTATGGCTCCTGTACGCCAGCCTATCCCTTGCTCTGCGTCGCAAGCAAAAGATTGACCGTTATTATCCCTATAGTAAATCCGGCAAGGATCGCGCTCAATACGCACGTTGATCTGCTCGGTTTTTATCTCGATTACTTTCTCTGTTTCTTGAAATTGGAAAGGGACCAACTCCCAATCGGCATCGTCTACGGTAACAGCCCAAGAGCGACGTGGTAACCATTGTCCTTGAGGCGCGAAACGCACGCGAATTAAATTGTCCGCCAGTATACTCAGCCTAAGTAGGGCTTTTCCACACAGGATATCTACATGGCGATCGCTCACTTTTACTGATTTTATTGTTTCTATACTTGACCAAGGCGATTCAACAGCCGGTAGCTTTCCAAAATATTGTGGCATTATTTAAACTATCCTTGTAGTAACGATTCTCCTCCATCAATCCAGATTTCGGTTCCTGTAATATGGCTAGA
This genomic window contains:
- a CDS encoding glycoside hydrolase family 31 protein, coding for MPQYFGKLPAVESPWSSIETIKSVKVSDRHVDILCGKALLRLSILADNLIRVRFAPQGQWLPRRSWAVTVDDADWELVPFQFQETEKVIEIKTEQINVRIERDPCRIYYRDNNGQSFACDAEQGIGWRTGAIAGWKKIEPGEHFYGFGERTGLLDKRSEIKTNWTIDSVDYDSLTNEMYQAIPFFIGLRPQLSYGIFLNSTFWSEFDMGAKEPGVWRMETRTQELDYYIIYGLEPAQILQTYSQLTGRMPLPPRWALGYHQCRWGYDSQAVVRQIAHEFRTRRIPCDVIHLDIDYMRGYRVFTWSPKRFPNPAKFFKDLAREGFNIVTIVDPGVKYEPEGDYAVFDEGVEKDYFVRNPDGQLFHGYVWPDKAVFPDFLRPEVRQWWGECHKILTEAGVAGIWNDMNEPSIADRPFGDRGNKIWFSLDTCQGPSDELASHAETHNIYGLMMVQACYEGLKTLRPGQRSFMLTRSGFAGIQRWSSVWMGDNQAIWEHLELSLPMLCNMGLSGVPFVGCDIGGFAGNSSAELFARWMQVGMLYPLMRAHSAMTTDRREPWVFGDRVERICREFIELRYRLLPYIYTLFQKATTTGTLILAPLLYHYPNDPKTYHLHDQVMLGPFLMAAPIYRPGVEHRAVYLPEGTWYDWWSNASYQGPTNILADAPLEIMPLYVKAGAIIPMQPVMQYVDEQVVEELTLRIYPGNGEFTLYEDDGRTFEYQQQDAWATTSYHVYQEGSQIIVDIKAREGQWTTPPNREVIVEVVGVGEQRFPDTGIARQLKFN